Proteins from a single region of Anaerolineae bacterium:
- a CDS encoding LCP family protein — protein sequence MATHSKSYQPVVIPPWLTQGLVVGMVFLFLLGGAYTGYLFYFVVKNTVKELAARTNLPTVPYVELALPLGALPLTGDENAPIPLPVARGGETGQTGVTGVPLPDYERKERVNILLLGIDRRPDEVYARTDTMILVTVDPNSKTAGMLSVPRDLYVSIPGFDEDRINKAHFLGDQHGYPGGGPALAMKTIQYNLGVPVHFYVKVDFEGFRNIVDTLGGIDIDVPETINDPKYPDNNYGYDPFYIEAGRHTLNGYDALRYARTRATVGVDFDRAKRQQQVLLAIRDKALQLDMIPKIPELWSTMAGTVETNLQLVDIVELAQLADEIDTNNIQTAVIDVNMTIDYIVPDTRAQVLLPLREKIRAVVDEMFAESEPAPPAEGPAQQAEVEAAQTAQTQARAEEIEQQAQLQQEIKEFLRQEDARLVVQNGTNVPNLASQTALYLKQQGFNIIQFGPADTRTYSHTVIVVYNESKTYTLQVLTALFAVTEENIRRSPNLKSDLDFRVIIGSDFELSGGSQPLLTTEE from the coding sequence ATGGCTACACATTCAAAATCATATCAGCCGGTTGTCATTCCCCCCTGGCTCACCCAGGGTCTGGTGGTGGGAATGGTGTTCCTTTTTTTATTGGGCGGCGCGTATACAGGCTACCTGTTTTATTTTGTGGTAAAAAATACCGTCAAAGAACTTGCCGCCAGAACCAATTTGCCCACCGTCCCTTATGTTGAATTAGCCCTACCGCTGGGCGCATTGCCCCTGACCGGGGATGAGAATGCGCCCATTCCCCTGCCCGTGGCGCGCGGCGGAGAAACAGGACAAACCGGGGTAACCGGCGTGCCTTTACCCGATTATGAACGTAAAGAACGGGTCAACATTTTGTTGCTGGGTATTGACCGGCGCCCCGATGAGGTCTACGCCCGCACCGATACTATGATTCTGGTCACCGTAGACCCCAACTCAAAAACGGCCGGGATGTTGTCGGTGCCCCGCGACTTATACGTCTCCATTCCCGGTTTTGATGAAGACCGGATCAATAAGGCCCACTTTTTGGGCGACCAGCACGGTTATCCCGGCGGCGGCCCGGCGCTGGCCATGAAAACCATCCAATACAACCTGGGCGTGCCGGTTCACTTTTACGTGAAAGTTGACTTTGAAGGCTTCCGCAACATCGTTGATACCCTGGGCGGGATTGACATTGACGTGCCCGAAACCATTAACGACCCCAAATATCCTGACAACAACTATGGCTACGACCCGTTTTACATTGAAGCCGGACGCCATACCCTGAATGGCTACGACGCCTTGCGTTATGCCCGGACCCGGGCTACTGTTGGGGTAGACTTTGACCGGGCTAAACGCCAACAGCAGGTTTTGCTGGCCATCAGAGATAAAGCCCTCCAGCTTGATATGATTCCCAAAATTCCTGAGTTATGGAGTACCATGGCCGGCACCGTGGAAACCAACTTACAACTGGTAGACATTGTGGAATTGGCCCAACTGGCTGATGAAATTGATACAAACAATATCCAAACAGCCGTAATTGACGTCAATATGACCATTGACTACATTGTGCCCGATACCCGCGCCCAGGTCCTACTCCCCCTACGCGAGAAAATCCGCGCTGTAGTTGATGAGATGTTTGCCGAATCAGAACCGGCCCCTCCGGCAGAAGGTCCTGCTCAACAAGCCGAGGTAGAAGCCGCCCAAACCGCCCAGACCCAGGCTCGGGCCGAGGAAATTGAGCAGCAAGCCCAACTTCAGCAGGAGATAAAAGAGTTTTTACGGCAAGAGGATGCCCGCCTGGTAGTGCAAAATGGGACTAACGTGCCTAATCTGGCTTCCCAGACTGCCCTCTACCTAAAACAGCAAGGTTTCAACATCATTCAGTTTGGCCCGGCCGACACCAGAACTTATTCTCATACAGTTATCGTGGTGTACAACGAAAGTAAAACCTATACCTTGCAGGTATTGACCGCCCTCTTTGCCGTAACCGAAGAGAATATTCGCCGTAGTCCAAATCTCAAGAGCGACCTGGATTTTCGCGTCATCATTGGCAGTGATTTTGAATTATCCGGCGGCTCTCAGCCTCTGCTCACCACGGAAGAATAA
- a CDS encoding TraR/DksA C4-type zinc finger protein — translation MTRKITKSQLTILKQEREQALNELNHLREDLKAEFELEDIDDAAADLIERDKIQALIFSLERKIEGIDHALKQAEEIGYGICEKCGNKIEPERLEIFPETTLCINCKRESERLTRSLNSGYRQPW, via the coding sequence ATGACCAGAAAGATCACCAAGTCACAACTAACTATCCTCAAACAAGAACGGGAACAGGCTTTAAACGAGTTGAATCATTTGCGTGAGGATTTAAAGGCTGAATTTGAACTGGAAGATATTGACGATGCCGCCGCCGATTTGATAGAACGCGATAAAATACAGGCCCTCATTTTTTCGCTAGAACGAAAGATTGAAGGGATTGACCACGCCCTGAAGCAGGCTGAAGAGATTGGATATGGTATTTGCGAAAAATGCGGCAACAAGATTGAACCAGAACGACTGGAGATTTTTCCAGAAACAACCCTATGCATTAATTGTAAACGGGAAAGTGAGCGCCTGACCCGTAGCCTCAATAGCGGGTACAGGCAACCCTGGTGA